A section of the Ciona intestinalis chromosome 4, KH, whole genome shotgun sequence genome encodes:
- the LOC778594 gene encoding uncharacterized protein LOC778594 has translation MCSMAENIRMETHGEEDQLQHSPPDDESSPPWLNELCGGNRQIQLWHFILELLQNNEYCEIISWEGDNGEFVIKEPNEVARMWGERKRKPAMNYEKLSRALRYYYDKRILYKSKGKRYAYQFNSAALQLLLKRKNARNRAKGSVSSENKLMKGREHLRSSADSLFDPRMVSSPDSNFMRHDSDDEHDQLNLRLVRPIPVFGAGNAARNRGEINSFSPMELFNSSPYASALLSPLHLHASMRKMNMHHGHLQPSSLAHESMKLGYSSLWPTRSDLATCDKPVETKRRKDREHFRTSSNDEFANLSKNGSSPDISHIAVKEEPTSPGYEAKFSSFRQPGVTSRPKASSQTHYSDNSNRHKRSMSASGHSIHALSDFSAIPHTQMQSYAQRTGHNRNHSHDFATSEFSTPQHTRYKQASSTAVDHQKEAQRLHRTWAHTRSGVPADVGMFSFKQEDIQAYKHEAHRPSPNKQHRRTNSESLWQWRNETRPTGQIGSTTTAQKSALSGRGSGTRMVELKRPSEEELRQSLKSSPPKNAHEKARARSTSKPLPVVQEGFIELKRPEHYEKAKSSSFVFSPQYKHKEPGSHMRNKSEDIFLHRRSPSWSEQESKENVVQTEPLNLSCRKNRTEDTRGRPKIRHQSVNSGLNFGSPLHRNSYQRHLNVPSLPQKSPASSIPSLSPFKNLRLSDSTSPVPPSPSRKRQGGGALRDFGLSVSYQDMSESGGEMDELSVYPKLGRYNGGVASPSKQSLTELGNRSEQKRYSASSLADGVTGTASLPSSPNHLMPAKWRYKRNKGKSSLASESTERMANNSSRAADETAINDEAFMEGHENHISSADVHAYQDDDQLIVIAEEYDEIEEIDMAVADEDDTFSTSDIQDKNVSQDVPKLKLDLVDQEISPVRKINLCEHNLSRSAPPSCMTSPSRANDVDGMESPVTDSNNNFESDKQEGKFVVLNSLDYERTKQHVKIDREDLNNNTSDASSPSSNTSDEYEAEVSEHFTRTEATAMQAKDRRIQAIFEANEKSRSCPATPTNGSEERGNFNTDSARSLSCIPSVFSLSTPSCTTVGIH, from the exons ATGTGTTCAATGGCTGAGAACATCCGAATGGAGACGCATGGAGAAG AAGATCAGCTTCAGCACTCGCCTCCCGACGATGAATCTTCGCCTCCATGGTTAAACGAACTTTGTGGAGGAAACAGACAAATCCAGTTATGGCATTTTATACTTGAACTTCTACAGAACAACGAATATTGCGAAATCATAAGTTGGGAAGGCGACAATGGCGAATTCGTGATTAAG GAGCCGAACGAGGTTGCTAGAATGTGGggagaaagaaaaagaaaaccgGCAATGAACTACGAGAAGCTGAGTCGAGCTTTAAG GTACTATTACGACAAGAGGATTTTGTACAAGTCTAAGGGCAAGCGATATGCATACCAGTTTAACTCGGCTGCTCTGCAACTGCTGCTAAAGCGAAAGAATGCAAGAAATCGAGCCAAAg GATCAGTGTCTTCAGAAAACAAACTGATGAAAGGTAGAGAGCATCTCCGTTCTTCCGCTGACAGTCTCTTCGATCCGAGAATGGTGTCTTCCCCAGACTCAAACTTTATGAGACACGACAGTGACGATGAGCACGATCAGTTAAACCTTCGTTTAGTTCGACCGATTCCCGTTTTCGGCGCCGGAAATGCTGCCCGCAATCGCGGCGAAATAAACTCGTTTTCCCCGATGGAGCTTTTTAACAGCAGCCCTTACGCTTCGGCATTATTGTCGCCTCTCCATCTACACGCTTCGATGCGGAAAATGAACATGCACCATGGCCACCTGCAACCCAGCAGTCTCGCCCACGAAAGTATGAAGTTGGGCTACAGCAGCCTCTGGCCCACTCGTTCCGACTTAGCCACGTGTGACAAACCTGTAGAGACCAAACGCCGCAAGGACCGCGAACATTTCCGAACCAGTAGTAACGACGAATTCGCAAACTTGTCGAAAAACGGGTCCTCTCCTGATATTTCCCACATTGCCGTGAAGGAAGAGCCAACATCACCCGGCTACGAAGCAAAA TTCAGTAGTTTTCGGCAACCGGGTGTCACCTCAAGACCAAAGGCATCAAGTCAAACACACTACTCAGATAACAGCAATCGGCACAAACGTTCGATGTCTGCGTCGGGTCATTCAATTCATGCACTTTCGGATTTTTCGGCAATTCCTCACACACAAATGCAGTCGTATGCACAGAGAACAG GCCACAACCGCAATCATTCGCACGATTTTGCGACTTCGGAATTTTCCACGCCACAGCACACGCGCTACAAGCAAGCCAGCA GCACTGCTGTCGATCATCAAAAGGAAGCGCAACGACTTCACCGTACCTGGGCACACACTCGATCAGGCGTGCCTGCTGACGTAGGAATGTTCAGCTTTAAGCAAGAGGATATCCAG GCTTACAAGCATGAGGCGCATCGCCCAAGTCCAAACAAACAACACCGTAGAACAAATTCAGAGAGTTTGTGGCAATGGAGAAACG aaACTAGACCAACCGGGCAAATAGGTTCCACAACTACCGCCCAAAAATCTGCTTTATCCGGACGAGGCAGTGGAACCAGGATGGTTGAACTGAAACGGCCAAGCGAAGAAGAATTGAGACAATCCTTAAAATCGTCTCCACCAAAAAATGCACATg AAAAAGCCAGAGCGAGATCGACCAGTAAACCGCTTCCAGTAGTACAAGAAGGATTTATTGAACTAAAACGCCCAGAACACTACGAGAAAGCGAAGTCGTCGTCATTTGTATTCAGTCCACAATATAAGCACAAGGAGCCCGGAAGTCATATGCGAA ataAGTCGGAGGACATATTTCTGCATAGAAGATCTCCTTCGTGGTCGGAACAGGAATCAAAAGAGAATGTTGTGCAAACTGAACCGCTAAATTTGAGTTGTCGAAAGAATAGAACCGAAG ATACTCGCGGTCGACCAAAGATTCGCCATCAAAGTGTGAACTCTGGGCTTAATTTTGGATCCCCACTTCATCGCAACTCATACCAAAGACATTTAAATGTACCTTCTCTACCACAGAAGTCGCCCGCTTCATCTATACCTTCGTTATCACCGTTCAAAAACTTAAGGCTTTCGGACTCGACGAGTCCTGTGCCGCCGAGTCCTAGCAGAAAAAGGCAAGGCGGAGGTGCGTTGCGGGATTTCGGGTTGTCTGTTTCGTACCAAGACATGAGTGAAAGTGGTGGCGAAATGGATGAGTTGTCTGTGTACCCAAAACTCGGTCGGTACAACGGCGGTGTCGCTTCGCCATCGAAACAGTCCTTGACCGAACTAGGCAACAGAAGTGAACAGAAACGGTATTCAGCAAGCAGCTTGGCAGATGGGGTGACTGGTACTGCGTCTTTACCTTCAAGTCCTAACCACCTAATGCCTGCAAAATGGAGGTATAAACGAAACAAAGGCAAGAGCAGCCTCGCGTCTGAATCCACGGAGAGGATGGCTAATAACAGCAGTAGAGCAGCAGATGAGACAGCGATAAACGATGAGGCTTTTATGGAAGGCCACGAAAATCATATCTCGTCTGCTGATGTTCACGCCTACCAAGATGACGACCAGCTTATTGTAATCGCTGAGGAGTATGACGAGATTGAAGAAATAGATATGGCAGTGGCTGACGAAGACGACACATTCTCAACTTCTGATATCCAGGATAAAAACGTATCCCAAGACGTTCCCAAGCTTAAACTAGACTTGGTGGACCAGGAAATTTCGCCAGTCAGAAAAATTAACTTATGTGAACATAATCTCTCGCGTTCCGCACCGCCGAGTTGTATGACGTCACCGTCACGTGCTAATGACGTCGATGGAATGGAATCGCCGGTCACTG ATTCGAACAACAATTTTGAATCTGATAAGCAAGAAGGGAAATTTGTTGTCTTGAACAGTCTTGACTATGAGCGAACAAAACAGCATGTTAAAATTGATCGTGAAGATTTGAATAACAATACATCAGACGCCTCGTCGCCTTCCAGCAATACAAGCGACGAATACGAGGCCGAGGTTTCGGAACATTTTACTCGGACCGAGGCTACAGCAATGCAAGCAAAGGACCGTCGGATTCAGGCTATTTTCGAAGCGAATGAAAAATCACGATCCTGTCCTGCTACGCCCACTAACGGCTCTGAGGAAAGGGGAAACTTTAACACTGATAGCGCTCGATCTCTCAGTTGCATTCCGAGTGTATTTTCTCTATCAACGCCAAGTTGTACGACTGTTGGTATACACTGA
- the LOC100181178 gene encoding integrin alpha-6 isoform X1, with protein sequence MELTFLFSIAMLFSCTMGYNLEGRLPLYKSGGTNSTFGFSVALHKLSIDPGSSLEKSLLVVGSPTAEALPSQTNAVKPGGIYHCPVSTNSEDCTRIAMDLGESSRTNNKTGQWLGVSLKSQGAGKYLITCAHRHSMRLYSRVNEVERLCGKCFLLNGTDANGLTEITPSDVDNRFIASPCDQLQRANTLSKNNLGYSQSGVSLSLIDNEYLLGGPGMWSWTGGMFDIQMADLEATEALDIFTSSTAMYETLGCYKNELDRGKVKCDNIPLRRDSYLGFSVASSNAIKPGETTYVAGAPRGNYTGAIVMYRKISDGLSKSLAPILTDTILGEFIGSGFGFSVATIDVNGDGLDDLLVGAPQYYEYSNEGKHGGAVYVYINQRGVAFSQITPKKLLGSLDSFFGYSIASVGDIDQDGYIDFAVGAPQEKPNGKVYIFRGSADGNVKQSQVFNGANFTDIKPDVKGFGVSLSGAVDIDNNKYPDLLVGTLSDYVVLLRSRPVITIESSLSASPTSLDLRNPNCTLASKTYSCFELQFCFRYNARHKEYTEILPIHYSITLDSELQKERKAARVAFASPQGPSLMSDVANVPRAGQWYCPGGKYKVFFIGSEDRLRPIKIDFEFNLASEINGVKRERPDQPVFNMINDPIMDADFPHARTSVVNLANNCGDDGCQSNLKLRGSIPPEVVVGRDSKMLLSLNVTNDGEEAHQAVVSAKLPAWVYYDNYTVTRSSGAEIVCTTSDIGGSTFVVCTLGNPYVEGSADTIDILLDVQQLTADTKQIVIEVTGSTTSINPEIPPTPLYSDVIIQMMLSLSGYGKPQQVRYVNAPIKGESAIHYTNEIGPFVEYTFTVKNDGLQLANGVRLIVDFPIEINNGKWLMYLVSAHVRSGGLQIVGECEQQYQNTLHFKLPVTASVSAARRTKREAKASSLYEPRRLSSTQSGSNFVTLDCHGDTARCVKIGCTLDPIQPGSTTSVNLQARLWNNTFLEEFVDIDLVNVAASATVSNIDSNVRITGSPTHEALTTVDHAYFEVSVKSSFPWWYILIGILIALIIYIIIIYLLIKCGFFKRKKYPRNQHHAQDDNGAAVAEEEKEPTNRETAT encoded by the exons ATGGAGTTAACTTTTCTCTTCAGCATTGCTATGCTGTTCAGTTGTACTATGGGATATAATCTTGAAGGACGTTTACCTTTGTACAAAAGTGGTGGGACCAACAGTACATTTGGATTCAGCGTTGCTTTACATAAACTTTCCATTGACCCAGGGA GTTCGCTGGAGAAAAGCTTGCTCGTGGTTGGTAGCCCTACAGCCGAAGCCTTGCCAAGTCAAACAAATGCTGTGAAACCTGGTGGAATATACCACTGCCCAGTTAGTACTAACTCTGAAGATTGTACCCGAATAGCCATGGATTTGG GCGAATCCAGTAGAACTAACAACAAAACTGGGCAGTGGCTGGGCGTCAGTCTTAAAAGCCAAG GTGCGGGGAAGTACCTGATAACGTGCGCCCATAGACACTCAATGAGATTATATTCGAGAGTAAACGAAGTCGAAAGGCTCTGCGGGAAGTGTTTTCTTTTGAACG gTACTGATGCGAACGGATTGACCGAAATCACACCGAGTGATGTAGACAACAGATTTATAG CGTCTCCGTGCGACCAATTACAACGAGCGAATACGCTTTCCAAAAACAACTTGGGATATTCACAGAGTGGCGTTTCTCTGTCACTTATAGACAACGAATATTTGTTGG GTGGACCTGGTATGTGGTCATGGACAGGCGGGATGTTTGATATCCAGATGGCAGATCTGGAAGCAACGGAAGCTTTAGATATTTTTACATCTTCTACGGCGATGTACGAGACGCTGGGCTGTTACAAAAACGAATTGGACCGCGGAAAAGTAAAATGCGACAA tATTCCGTTGCGAAGAGACAGCTATTTGGGATTTTCAGTTGCATCAAGTAACGCAATTAAACCTGGAGAAACAACGTACGTGGCTGGGGCACCAAGGGGCAACTATACTGGTGCCATCGTAATGTATCGAAAAATAA GCGATGGTCTTTCGAAAAGTCTTGCACCTATACTAACGGATACAATACTTGGCGAATTTATTGGATCCGGATTTGGTTTTTCAGTGGCGACCATTGATGTAAATGGAGACGGTCTGGACGATTTATTAGTTGGGGCACCGCAGTATTACGAGTATTCGAACGAGGGAAAACACGGAGGCGCAGTCTACGTTTATATAAACCAACGTGGTGTAGCTTTCAG TCAAATCACACCGAAGAAATTGTTGGGATCACTGGACTCTTTCTTTGGTTATTCCATCGCTTCAGTTGGAGATATTGACCAAGATGGCTACATAGATTTCGCGGTCGGCGCTCCACAGGAAAAACCAAACGGAAAAGTCTACATTTTCCGAG GTTCCGCCGACGGCAACGTAAAGCAGTCGCAGGTATTTAACGGAGCTAACTTTACCGATATCAAACCGGACGTCAAAGGCTTCGGCGTCTCATTGTCCGGTGCAGTGGATATtgacaataataaatatcctgatcttttGGTCGGGACTTTATCCGACTATGTTGTGCTGCTAcg gTCAAGACCAGTTATCACAATCGAGTCAAGCCTTTCTGCAAGTCCCACTAGTTTGGATCTAAGAAATCCGAACTGCACACTTGCTTCAAAGACATATTCTTGCTTCGAGCTTCAGTTTTGTTTCAG ATACAATGCTCGACATAAGGAATACACGGAGATACTGCCAATACATTATAGCATAACGTTGGACAGTGAGCTTCAGAAAGAACGAAAGGCTGCAAGAGTGGCATTCGCTTCTCCCCAAGGACCAAGCCTTATGAGTGACGTAGCCAATGTTCCAAGAGCCG GTCAATGGTATTGTCCTGGTGGGAAGTACAAAGTTTTCTTCATCGGTTCTGAAGATCGTTTGCGACCAATCAAGATTGATTTTG AGTTTAATCTTGCAAGTGAGATAAACGGTGTGAAAAGGGAGAGACCAGACCAACCAGTGTTCAACATGATCAATGACCCGATCATGGACGCCGATTTTCCGCATGCCCGAACTTCTGTGGTGAATCTTGCCAACAACTGTGGCGATGACGGTTGTCAGAGCAATCTCAAACTACGAGGTTCAATTCCCCCTGAAGTCGTGGTCG GTCGAGACAGCAAAATGCTTCTTTCTCTCAATGTAACCAACGACGGTGAAGAGGCTCATCAAGCTGTTGTATCAGCTAAGCTCCCTGCTTGGGTTTACTACGATAACTACACAGTAACTAGATCCTCTGGAGCCGAGATAGTGTGCACTACATCCGACATAG GCGGTTCTACATTTGTTGTTTGCACTCTTGGGAATCCGTATGTTGAAGGCAGTGCAGATACCATTGATATATTGTTAGACGTTCAACAACTAACTGCTGACACCAAACAG ATTGTGATTGAGGTGACAGGATCAACTACAAGCATAAACCCGGAGATCCCACCCACCCCACTCTATTCCGACGTTATAATTCAAATGATGCTATCTCTATCCGGCTACGGCAAGCCTCAGCAG gtTCGTTACGTCAATGCTCCAATAAAAGGAGAGTCGGCAATTCATTATACGAACGAGATTGGACCGTTTGTTGAATATACGTTCACGGTGAAAAATGACG GACTACAGCTGGCAAACGGAGTTCGTCTTATAGTGGATTTCCCTATTGAAATCAATAACGGTAAATGGTTAATGTACCTTGTATCTGCCCATGTTCGATCTGGAGGTTTACAAATAGTTGGAGAATGTGAACAACAGTACCAAAACACTTTACATTTCAAATTACCTGTCACTGCGTCCGTCAGCGCAGCCAGGAGGACAAAACGGGAG GCAAAAGCTTCAAGTTTGTATGAACCACGTCGCTTATCATCAACGCAGAGTGGTTCGAATTTCGTGACACTTGACTGTCATGGAGATACTGCGAGATGCGTGAAAATCGGCTGCACCTTAGATCCTATACAACCAGGGTCAACGACATCGGTTAACTTGCAA GCCAGGTTGTGGAACAACACTTTCCTGGAGGAGTTTGTTGACATCGACTTAGTGAACGTTGCAGCTTCAGCTACAGTTTCTAACATTGATAGCAACGTTCGAATCACTGGTTCGCCCACCCACGag GCACTTACTACAGTGGATCACGCGTATTTTGAAGTGTCAGTCAAGTCTTCGTTCCCATGGTGGTACATCCTTATCGGCATCCTAATTGCTCTCATCATTTACATTATTATCATTTACCTTCTAATCAAATGCGGATTTTTCAAGCGGAAGaa gtACCCCAGAAATCAACATCATGCGCAAGACGACAACGGTGCTGCAGTGGCTGAAGAAGAAAAGGAACCAACGAACAGAGAAACGGCAACGTGA
- the LOC100181178 gene encoding integrin alpha-6 isoform X2, with the protein MELTFLFSIAMLFSCTMGYNLEGRLPLYKSGGTNSTFGFSVALHKLSIDPGSSLEKSLLVVGSPTAEALPSQTNAVKPGGIYHCPVSTNSEDCTRIAMDLGESSRTNNKTGQWLGVSLKSQGAGKYLITCAHRHSMRLYSRVNEVERLCGKCFLLNGTDANGLTEITPSDVDNRFIDSLCKRAPDHDGADYAQAGTSAAFAGDNEYLIGGPGMWSWTGGMFDIQMADLEATEALDIFTSSTAMYETLGCYKNELDRGKVKCDNIPLRRDSYLGFSVASSNAIKPGETTYVAGAPRGNYTGAIVMYRKISDGLSKSLAPILTDTILGEFIGSGFGFSVATIDVNGDGLDDLLVGAPQYYEYSNEGKHGGAVYVYINQRGVAFSQITPKKLLGSLDSFFGYSIASVGDIDQDGYIDFAVGAPQEKPNGKVYIFRGSADGNVKQSQVFNGANFTDIKPDVKGFGVSLSGAVDIDNNKYPDLLVGTLSDYVVLLRSRPVITIESSLSASPTSLDLRNPNCTLASKTYSCFELQFCFRYNARHKEYTEILPIHYSITLDSELQKERKAARVAFASPQGPSLMSDVANVPRAGQWYCPGGKYKVFFIGSEDRLRPIKIDFEFNLASEINGVKRERPDQPVFNMINDPIMDADFPHARTSVVNLANNCGDDGCQSNLKLRGSIPPEVVVGRDSKMLLSLNVTNDGEEAHQAVVSAKLPAWVYYDNYTVTRSSGAEIVCTTSDIGGSTFVVCTLGNPYVEGSADTIDILLDVQQLTADTKQIVIEVTGSTTSINPEIPPTPLYSDVIIQMMLSLSGYGKPQQVRYVNAPIKGESAIHYTNEIGPFVEYTFTVKNDGLQLANGVRLIVDFPIEINNGKWLMYLVSAHVRSGGLQIVGECEQQYQNTLHFKLPVTASVSAARRTKREAKASSLYEPRRLSSTQSGSNFVTLDCHGDTARCVKIGCTLDPIQPGSTTSVNLQARLWNNTFLEEFVDIDLVNVAASATVSNIDSNVRITGSPTHEALTTVDHAYFEVSVKSSFPWWYILIGILIALIIYIIIIYLLIKCGFFKRKKYPRNQHHAQDDNGAAVAEEEKEPTNRETAT; encoded by the exons ATGGAGTTAACTTTTCTCTTCAGCATTGCTATGCTGTTCAGTTGTACTATGGGATATAATCTTGAAGGACGTTTACCTTTGTACAAAAGTGGTGGGACCAACAGTACATTTGGATTCAGCGTTGCTTTACATAAACTTTCCATTGACCCAGGGA GTTCGCTGGAGAAAAGCTTGCTCGTGGTTGGTAGCCCTACAGCCGAAGCCTTGCCAAGTCAAACAAATGCTGTGAAACCTGGTGGAATATACCACTGCCCAGTTAGTACTAACTCTGAAGATTGTACCCGAATAGCCATGGATTTGG GCGAATCCAGTAGAACTAACAACAAAACTGGGCAGTGGCTGGGCGTCAGTCTTAAAAGCCAAG GTGCGGGGAAGTACCTGATAACGTGCGCCCATAGACACTCAATGAGATTATATTCGAGAGTAAACGAAGTCGAAAGGCTCTGCGGGAAGTGTTTTCTTTTGAACG gTACTGATGCGAACGGATTGACCGAAATCACACCGAGTGATGTAGACAACAGATTTATAG ACTCACTATGTAAACGTGCTCCCGACCACGACGGTGCAGATTATGCCCAGGCTGGCACAAGTGCCGCCTTTGCCGGCGATAACGAATATCTGATCG GTGGACCTGGTATGTGGTCATGGACAGGCGGGATGTTTGATATCCAGATGGCAGATCTGGAAGCAACGGAAGCTTTAGATATTTTTACATCTTCTACGGCGATGTACGAGACGCTGGGCTGTTACAAAAACGAATTGGACCGCGGAAAAGTAAAATGCGACAA tATTCCGTTGCGAAGAGACAGCTATTTGGGATTTTCAGTTGCATCAAGTAACGCAATTAAACCTGGAGAAACAACGTACGTGGCTGGGGCACCAAGGGGCAACTATACTGGTGCCATCGTAATGTATCGAAAAATAA GCGATGGTCTTTCGAAAAGTCTTGCACCTATACTAACGGATACAATACTTGGCGAATTTATTGGATCCGGATTTGGTTTTTCAGTGGCGACCATTGATGTAAATGGAGACGGTCTGGACGATTTATTAGTTGGGGCACCGCAGTATTACGAGTATTCGAACGAGGGAAAACACGGAGGCGCAGTCTACGTTTATATAAACCAACGTGGTGTAGCTTTCAG TCAAATCACACCGAAGAAATTGTTGGGATCACTGGACTCTTTCTTTGGTTATTCCATCGCTTCAGTTGGAGATATTGACCAAGATGGCTACATAGATTTCGCGGTCGGCGCTCCACAGGAAAAACCAAACGGAAAAGTCTACATTTTCCGAG GTTCCGCCGACGGCAACGTAAAGCAGTCGCAGGTATTTAACGGAGCTAACTTTACCGATATCAAACCGGACGTCAAAGGCTTCGGCGTCTCATTGTCCGGTGCAGTGGATATtgacaataataaatatcctgatcttttGGTCGGGACTTTATCCGACTATGTTGTGCTGCTAcg gTCAAGACCAGTTATCACAATCGAGTCAAGCCTTTCTGCAAGTCCCACTAGTTTGGATCTAAGAAATCCGAACTGCACACTTGCTTCAAAGACATATTCTTGCTTCGAGCTTCAGTTTTGTTTCAG ATACAATGCTCGACATAAGGAATACACGGAGATACTGCCAATACATTATAGCATAACGTTGGACAGTGAGCTTCAGAAAGAACGAAAGGCTGCAAGAGTGGCATTCGCTTCTCCCCAAGGACCAAGCCTTATGAGTGACGTAGCCAATGTTCCAAGAGCCG GTCAATGGTATTGTCCTGGTGGGAAGTACAAAGTTTTCTTCATCGGTTCTGAAGATCGTTTGCGACCAATCAAGATTGATTTTG AGTTTAATCTTGCAAGTGAGATAAACGGTGTGAAAAGGGAGAGACCAGACCAACCAGTGTTCAACATGATCAATGACCCGATCATGGACGCCGATTTTCCGCATGCCCGAACTTCTGTGGTGAATCTTGCCAACAACTGTGGCGATGACGGTTGTCAGAGCAATCTCAAACTACGAGGTTCAATTCCCCCTGAAGTCGTGGTCG GTCGAGACAGCAAAATGCTTCTTTCTCTCAATGTAACCAACGACGGTGAAGAGGCTCATCAAGCTGTTGTATCAGCTAAGCTCCCTGCTTGGGTTTACTACGATAACTACACAGTAACTAGATCCTCTGGAGCCGAGATAGTGTGCACTACATCCGACATAG GCGGTTCTACATTTGTTGTTTGCACTCTTGGGAATCCGTATGTTGAAGGCAGTGCAGATACCATTGATATATTGTTAGACGTTCAACAACTAACTGCTGACACCAAACAG ATTGTGATTGAGGTGACAGGATCAACTACAAGCATAAACCCGGAGATCCCACCCACCCCACTCTATTCCGACGTTATAATTCAAATGATGCTATCTCTATCCGGCTACGGCAAGCCTCAGCAG gtTCGTTACGTCAATGCTCCAATAAAAGGAGAGTCGGCAATTCATTATACGAACGAGATTGGACCGTTTGTTGAATATACGTTCACGGTGAAAAATGACG GACTACAGCTGGCAAACGGAGTTCGTCTTATAGTGGATTTCCCTATTGAAATCAATAACGGTAAATGGTTAATGTACCTTGTATCTGCCCATGTTCGATCTGGAGGTTTACAAATAGTTGGAGAATGTGAACAACAGTACCAAAACACTTTACATTTCAAATTACCTGTCACTGCGTCCGTCAGCGCAGCCAGGAGGACAAAACGGGAG GCAAAAGCTTCAAGTTTGTATGAACCACGTCGCTTATCATCAACGCAGAGTGGTTCGAATTTCGTGACACTTGACTGTCATGGAGATACTGCGAGATGCGTGAAAATCGGCTGCACCTTAGATCCTATACAACCAGGGTCAACGACATCGGTTAACTTGCAA GCCAGGTTGTGGAACAACACTTTCCTGGAGGAGTTTGTTGACATCGACTTAGTGAACGTTGCAGCTTCAGCTACAGTTTCTAACATTGATAGCAACGTTCGAATCACTGGTTCGCCCACCCACGag GCACTTACTACAGTGGATCACGCGTATTTTGAAGTGTCAGTCAAGTCTTCGTTCCCATGGTGGTACATCCTTATCGGCATCCTAATTGCTCTCATCATTTACATTATTATCATTTACCTTCTAATCAAATGCGGATTTTTCAAGCGGAAGaa gtACCCCAGAAATCAACATCATGCGCAAGACGACAACGGTGCTGCAGTGGCTGAAGAAGAAAAGGAACCAACGAACAGAGAAACGGCAACGTGA
- the LOC100185936 gene encoding ras-related protein Rab-27A-like: MTLSDKPKESEQLHNTEYDYLIKFLALGDSGVGKTSFLFQYTDGSFESKFVTTVGIDFREKRVSYRPAGVDSGRAQRVHLQLWDTAGQERFRSLTTAFFRDAMGFLLFFDLTSEQSFLNIRNWLDQLKQHSYCESPDIILCGNKCDLEDLRAVSTERASECAEAYGLPYMETSAATGHNVDKAVSMLLDLVMKRMDEVVDKTMLPAQFGNRTEDGPKLNQGNPEAESSGCPC, encoded by the exons ATGACTTTAAGCGATAAGCCGAAGGAAAGCGAACAACTCCACAATACGGAATATGATTATCTCATCAAATTTTTAGCTCTTGGAGATTCAG GAGTTGGAAAAACTTCGTTTCTATTTCAATATACCGATGGTTCATTTGAGAGCAAGTTTGTTACAACAGTGGGAATTGACTTTAGGGAAAAGCGAGTG AGTTACAGACCAGCTGGTGTGGATTCTGGTCGTGCCCAGCGTGTACATCTGCAACTATGGGATACTGCAGGTCAAGAGAG GTTTCGAAGCTTAACAACCGCTTTCTTCCGTGATGCCATGGGATTTTTGCTTTTCTTTGACTTAACGAGCGAACAGAGCTTTTTGAATATAAGGAATTGGCTTG ATCAGTTAAAGCAACATTCCTATTGTGAATCGCCTGATATTATTCTCTGTGGCAACAAATGTGACTTGGAAGACCTACGGGCTGTCAGCACAGAAAGAGCATCTGAATGTGCAGAAGCATATGG ACTGCCATACATGGAAACAAGTGCTGCAACCGGTCATAATGTGGACAAAGCAGTAAGCATGTTACTGGATCTAGTTATGAAACG TATGGACGAAGTGGTGGACAAAACGATGCTTCCTGCACAGTTTGGCAACAGAACAGAAGATGGTCCCAAACTTAACCAAGGAAATCCCGAAGCAGAGTCTTCCGGTTGTCCGTGCTAA
- the LOC101243438 gene encoding uncharacterized protein LOC101243438, translating to MYKENKVALDRLMQDYLGHIVAGAWDKRYQWKALPGTKKLLETLSKMENVKLALVTGNSIETALSKLRSAAIDETLFMENGTGNLLGAFGCDPHEERGDLVKLAANRIGKILPGKPELSGSDLVVIGDTLNDIKCAHDNQVPCIAVTTGIFQATELEDAEVVLENGFSNVADSIKAIVGVKYGQKSI from the exons ATgtacaaagaaaacaaagtcGCATTGGATCGACTTATGCAAGATTATCTTGGTCATATTGTAGCAGGAGCTTGGGACAAAAG gTACCAGTGGAAAGCGTTACCTGGAACTAAAAAACTGCTCGAAACTTTATCGAAGATGGAAAACGTTAAACTTGCACTGGTTACAG GAAACTCTATAGAAACAGCATTGTCGAAACTGAGAAGTGCTGCAATAGACGAAACCCTTTTCATGGAAAATGGTACGGGCAATCTGCTAGGAGCTTTTGGCTGTGACCCACACGAAGAACGTGGAGACTTGGTGAAACTTGCTGCTAATAGAATCGGCAAGATCCTGCCTGGAAAACCGGAATTATCCGGTTCGGACTTGGTGGTGATTGGAGACACGCTAAATGATATCAAATGTGCACACGACAACCAGGTACCATGTATTGCGGTTACTACTGGAATATTCCAAGCAACTGAACTGGAAGATGCTGAAGTTGTACTGGAAAATGGATTTTCTAACGTAGCTGACAGCATCAAAGCGATCGTGGGTGTGAAATATGgacaaaaatcaatttaa